tgaaaaagaaaatttaaaaaattaaacaaaattgtgaaaaaattgacaaattgtaaattgtaaatttatatatatatatatatatatatatatatatatatatatttatgtgtgtatagatgtatgtatgtatgtatgtatgtatgtatgtatgtatgtatgtatgtatgtattagaaaagaaaactagattttgtattttgaaaagaaaaattaaaaagttatataacaagatttcaataaaaaaatgatattttgaaaaaaaaaattttaaaaattaaatgaaattgtgaaaaaattgacaaattgtaaaaaaaaatatatttttttaaaaaaagaaaactagattttgtattttgacaacaaaaatttaaaagttatataacaaaagtgagattaaaaaatgatattttgaaaaaaaaaataagaaattaaacaaaattgtgaaaaaattgaaaaaatgtaaaaaaatatatattttaaaaaagaaaactagattttgtattttgacaagaaaaatcgaaaaaaaaaaagagatatataacaaattgaatggatgtggcctacaatacacaaggtgggattaaaaacatataaacatgaaagaaaaaagaaaaagaaaaagaagaagaagtgttaactcgaggttaaaaaaaaaatatacacgttgaagaaagaggagtgcaaatcaaagttcctcaataccttggtaaaaaagaaaatggtttaaattcaacggtaatatcagatggttgagattatccaatcattgtgtattcaaataagtgttctacccaacagaatagatgtgcccttcaacacaagtgcagaccaaaggagagggTTAAGATCCAGCGACACaagtgaagcatatagatgtttaaaaagaatagtacaagtcaatgttcctcaggatagttaaaaagaaaatggtctaaattaatccagcggcaatttcagacagttaagatcatccaatcagtgtgacctttagagagggtacaggtatgccaggtgttgccaacattaagaattggtaccaaatgcatacattagtatagaccattctcatgttatcatttttcggctattaactcgtctccaaagcaatgagatgtaaacttgcatagCTTAGATAtaatttaagctgcttgttaattaaaaaggaactgaaatatagttaattaagccaaatggaatctcaaaaaaagaaaaaaataagacgaccgacatccatctaatcgtactaagtccaccaatcaggtggtagagattgttccatgaaaggcatttcCAGCTCTCCACTCATCTACAGTCGGCCCCTACATATTAGCTCTAAGGACTCaaaaacagtaaaacacaacacataagtctcactagaaaccttagaacttgcagaaacacaagacattgacacagacagaattttttccaaatggaatcaaattaatatcagaggttagtttccaaacaccactagtagaatcgaacaatctttaataagaaaacaaaatcaagccCTACAACCCCtaaaattcaacatacagcctcatcaaaacagcaaaatccaaaggtgaaaaaatcaccataagagcgatttcatgacccaaaccaaaccaaacctaaacctaaatctataacctatagcctaaacctaaacctaaaacctaatgtattctcaaatccctaaacctaaacctacacctaatcctaatctaaactccctaacctaaacctaaacctaaacttgataacccaaacctaaacccgatcccgaacccgaacccgatttcctaaacctaaaccttaacctattctcaatttgctaaacctattgcttataacctaaaccaaaagttaaacttataccttaacctaaacctataatatataacctaaatcaaaaccaaaaccaaacctaaacctaaacctataacttataatctaaacctaaacttaaaacctaatgtattctcaaatccctaaacctaaacctacacctaatcctaatctaaactccctaacctaaacctaaacctaaacttgataacccaaacctaaacccgatcctgaacccaaacccgatttcctaaacctaaaccttaacctattctcaattcccttaacctattgcttataacctaaaccgaaaccaaaacctataccttaacctaaacctaaacctaaacctataacctataacctaaacataaacctaaaacctaaatgtattctcaaatccttaaacctaaatctaaaccttaacctaaaccttaacctaaacctataacctatagccttaacctaaacctgtaacctatagccttaacctaaacctaaaacctaaatgtattctcaaatccctaaacctgaacctacacctaatcctaatctcaactccctaacctaaacctaaacttgaaaacccaaacctaaacctgatcctgaacccgaacctgatttcttaaacctaaacctcaacctattctcaattccctaaaccttaacccataacctaacctaaacctaaatctataacctaaacctaaacctataacctaagtgtattctcaaatccttaaacctaaacctacacctaatcttaatctcaactccttaacctaaacctaaacccgatcccgaacgggataccgatttcctaaacctaaacattaacctattctcaattccctaaacctatatcttataacctaaacctaaacctaaacctaaaccataacctaaacctaaacctaaacctataacctataaccttaacctaaacctaaacttaaacctgtaacctataacctaaacctaaacctaaaacctaaatgtattctcaaatccctaaacctaaacctacacctaatcctaatcttaactccctaacctaaacctaaacctaaacttgaaaacctaaacctaaacccgatcccgaacctgaacccgatttcctaaacctaaaccttaacctattctcaattccctaaacttatagcttataacctaaaccgaaacctaaacctatacctaaacctaaacttaaacctaaacttgaaaactcaaacctaaacccgatcccgaacccaaacccgacttTCTAAAccaaacattaatgtattcttaaatccctaaacctaaacctacacctaatcctaatctcaactccctaacctaaacctaaacctgaacttcaaaatccaaacctaaacccgatcccaaacccgaacccgatttcctaaacctaaaccttaacctattctcaattccctaaactaattgcttataacctaaaccgaaacctaaacctataccttaacctaaacctaaacttataacctataacctataacctaaacctaaacctaaacctaaaacctaaatgtattctcaaatccctaaacctacacctaatcctaatcttaacttcctaacctaaacctaaacctaaacttgaaaactcaaacctaaacccgatcccaaacccgaacccgattttctaaacctaaaccttaatctattctgaattccctaaacctatagcttataacctaaacttaaacctataacctatagcataaacctaaacctaaacctaaacctgtaacctataacctaaacctaaacccaaaacctaaatgtgttctcaaatccttaaaccttaacctaaacctataacctatagccttaacctaaacatgtaacctacctaaatataaacctaaaacctaaatgtattctcaaatccctaaacctaaacctacacctaatcctaatctcaactccctaacctaaacctaaacctaaacttcaaaaccaaaacttaatgcTGACGCACGTCACCCACAAAGCAACCCCTCTCCTCCACGACTCCCTCTCTTCCCACTACTCTGTGGTATGGTTGCGGATGGGAACCCATCCACCATGATTGctgtcatcatggtgggacccagtcctcaatctaaaccgttcattaaaCTCCCAACCCACTAACTCACCTGACATTATTTTTTATATCTCATTTTCTCATGCTATCTAGAGGAAACGAGAgagaaaatcataaaagaaagatTGTGATAAGAAAAAAAGAGATCAGGAGAAGGGAGAGTATCCGTGAGGGTTTAACATCGAGTTCAGAGTCGATCAATCCAAGCTAGTACACGTAGAAATCAACATCACTTCAGATTATTTTCCTCCCATCACGCAATTTTTTCATAACAGGTAGGTGATCTTTCCctatttgaaaaattcataagAAATTGCCTTATATAATCTGGATATTGGAATATTCATAAGGAATTCCCTATTGAAGAATATTCTTTATGTGACTACTGAACCAatgcaaatattattattattattattattattattattattcttcttcttcttcttcttattttctttgcatttgatattATCTAATGGGATGATGAATATTTATATGatcaattattatttttatttatgcaATGATTCTTACAGATGCTCTGATATTATTTGTTACAATGTTTCCTTGTAAGTTAGATGTATCTTATGTGAATAATTATTTGTTTTATGCAATGAttcttacgggtgctctgcccagggtcattcccgaaatgaTCAGCACAACacggtgctctgcccagggtcattcccaaaaggatcggcacgggtgctctgccctgggtgattCTCTAAAAGGATCAGTATACACGGGTGCACTACCCTGGGCTTTTGTTCCTAAAAGGTTATACCGGTGCTTTACTGAGGGTCATACcctgaaaggatcaacaccggtgctctaccgtgggtcatcccctaaaaggatcagcACACATGAGTGTTTTGCTCACTCcaaattttagtatttttagaaaagttATGTTaaataatttattcatttcataATCATAAATGTTAAATTATTTACTATGATTTTACATCCAATGTTCgtcttattttgattaatatgtcgAGATTAAATTTAGTAATATTTGTGAGATTTTCAACTCGGGATTGATGTGATCCtattgagttgtcaactcattaTATTTTAACCGTTTCAGGTTATGAATATTTCGAAGATGCAGGGTACTACTATTAGTAGTGGAGCATGGAACGTGGTTGGATGCACATGACATGTCATTCTGCataggataaattttatttttattttagaactCTAAATGTAGtaatgtttgatttgattttcttatttcaagttaagttaaataaGTATGCATCGATGAAATAATAAATTATGTAATTAGTTATcatagtttgtgtttggattttaaagtttTAGGCTATGgtgggaaaaaaaatgaaatgcatatgaaaTGGACAtactttatctttttatttttattatttttattttttttaatatatatgtcaCGGGTCTGGAATTCGGGTCCTGGACACCCTATTCGGATACCCGAATTTTGGAACGTGCCAAACATGGCTTAATTAAATCCCACCACACCATCACCAAGGATGTATGCCACTAGACAAAACCCACAATGGgaactaaaatgagttggtaaaataaATGCTCCACTTTAGCTTGGATATGGCTCATGTTTGgactcatcccctaaaatgagtggGCGAAATGGATAGACCcagtggatatagcacatacatcacggtggcccaacaGCATGGGGCTGCAAGGCATTCCCTGTCCATTTTACATGGGCCAGTACAGGAACCGGCTTCGTCAATCATTTCAACAGAACTCAGTttgattcacttgtgcatccaaacgcagctcAAAGCCATCCTGTTGGATATCATTTTGAAGCACTAGCTAGCAGGAAGAGGAGAGTAACAACGTCCGTAttacatccagaccattcatcacgtCGGCCCCACTGGGAAAATTCTCTGTCACAAAAGATAGGCCAATCTGCAGTCCATCCATCGGGTGGGCCATTTAAAGAGTAGACCAGCCTAAATTTTGTTCCAGTGATGTGCTCACAACAGGTGCGACTGATGAATCTCCACAGCATTCCCCCCAAAAAGACATAAAATATATCCTTTAGTACAAAATTCAAAATCTATGTTTTTTTTCATACTCACTTCACAATCTCACCAACCTCCATTCCAGCCATTGTATCATACAAAGGCCTATTCAATGTCTCCGGCAGGTAGAATGCGAGCAAACCGCCGACAATTCCACACACCCCAAACACCATGAACGGCACTCCCCCTCCCAAAACCACCACCAATGGCGACAGGATTGCACCCATCTGCCCCGCCTGTGTCGCGCACCCCAGCGCTGCATTCCTAACAACCGTCGGGAATAGTTCTGCCGCATAAATAAACAGCAAATTGTAAGTTCCGGCCATCCCAAATATACCCAAAATGCCGCACGCTGCTCTTACCGTCTTCAAAGAACCTGCACTTACAATCAAGCTTCCTGCAATGCAAAACACTCCACTAAACCACATTGTTCCAATTGTTAATGGCTTCCGGCCGAAAACATCCAATAGCCATGCAGTTAACGCGAATGCTGGCATTTCTGCCACTGCATTGAGGGCAACGTTGATGTAGAGGTTTGTTCCAAGGTTAACAGCATTTAAGCTCAGACCATAGTACACAACCGATGTTAGGAAATTGATAATGACGATTAGGATTAGGCGACTCCGAGTAAGAGGTAATCGGACAACGTCAATTAGCGAGCTCGAGGTTGACACTTCATTAGTTGGATCGTCACACTTTTGTGAACTAGCATCGTCTAATGCGAGTGATACTCCATCAGGGAGGTGCGTCCCGTTGCGCTCAGCGATGGCATGCATGACTTTCATGGCTTTGGAAACGTTACCGTGGACAAGGTACCACCGCGGCGATTCAGAGATGAAGGGGATTGCCATGATgaggaaaaggagggatggtATGGAGGCGATAATGTAGAGTTGCCGCCATGACTGGAAGACGTAGGCCATAGCTGCGAGTACCGCAATTCCACCTGAGAAGAAGTAGAATGCAGACATACCAACCAAGCCTCGTTTGCTTGGGCCAACGGGCTCAGTGGCGAGGACGAATGCACATAGGCCGACGCCACCAGTGCTGAGGCCAGTAAGGAAGCGGAGGAGCGTGTAGATCCAGTAGGTCGGTGAGATTGCGGTTAggcacccaaaaatgagattcATGACAGAGACGATGGTTAGTGAACCTTTACGTCCGAGGAAGGAATCGGAAAGATGTCCAAACACGCCAGCACCTGTTTCACTAAATAAATATAGTTaatttgatttatatgtatttttttcttGTAAGCATTGCATGAACATTCCAGGCATACCTGGTTTGTATCGGCcggtattttataaatttttgtgTAATCAAATCCAGCCGATATTTCATACCTTGACCATTTTAATTATTATGATGGGTCATCGAACTCGAAGGAAAGTTGGGCAGGATTGATTCTTGTGACCAATGTGGAGTGTCCCCCGAGGTTTGGATTCCTGGCATCCATTGATGAAGTAGAATACGAAGCACTCCTCGTCAGGTTCAGATTGGCCAATGCAATAGGAACCTGAGCCTTAAAAATCCACCGTGATTCTCAGCTCATAGTCAACCAGATCGCCATGAAATACCAAATTAGATGAGAAAAAATGATTATCTATTTACGAAGTTCGACAAATATGAGATGATCCTGATTCCCGGGTCAAAAAATACCAAGGTAGATGCTCTAGATAAGCTAGATGATAACCTCTCGAATTCTTGTTTGAGCCCAGTATCAGTCAGCCCAACTAGAAAAAGATCCTGCCTATAAATCAATCACTGAGCTGATAGACCCGATTATACTTTACTTATAACTGGGTATGAAATTTTGTAAGATCctaatgaatatggaatttcaaCATGGTGGGAAACtttttggatgatcctaaccatcggaTAGAAGGAATTTTGGATCTTGGATCTTGGAGTGGATGTTGCCTGTATTTTGTTTAGTTTGATAGGTCTTTCGTAGGCTTTGGATCGGATGGCTATGATTATCTGATGTGAGAGAGCTTGGCCATTGGCAATCCGATCTGGCCCCACGAGGTAGAGACTGATGTCCTATTTTTATTGCCAAAATGGTTGTGCCCCATCACGTGTAAACCATCCGCTCATTGATTGGGAATTGTCCATTTATTTGAGCTAATGGCAGAGAACAG
This region of Magnolia sinica isolate HGM2019 chromosome 1, MsV1, whole genome shotgun sequence genomic DNA includes:
- the LOC131237713 gene encoding organic cation/carnitine transporter 4-like, with the translated sequence MAVEPASAILDLSSALLTKKSDDGEKIGIDEMLQRFLGDFGHWQMRHFVLTSLAWALEAFHTMVMIFADREPAWRCTAPGGGPGCGGVVDPRTVCDLKPGTWEWIGGPGVSTVAEWGLVCGEKYKVGLAQSAFFAGCMVGAGVFGHLSDSFLGRKGSLTIVSVMNLIFGCLTAISPTYWIYTLLRFLTGLSTGGVGLCAFVLATEPVGPSKRGLVGMSAFYFFSGGIAVLAAMAYVFQSWRQLYIIASIPSLLFLIMAIPFISESPRWYLVHGNVSKAMKVMHAIAERNGTHLPDGVSLALDDASSQKCDDPTNEVSTSSSLIDVVRLPLTRSRLILIVIINFLTSVVYYGLSLNAVNLGTNLYINVALNAVAEMPAFALTAWLLDVFGRKPLTIGTMWFSGVFCIAGSLIVSAGSLKTVRAACGILGIFGMAGTYNLLFIYAAELFPTVVRNAALGCATQAGQMGAILSPLVVVLGGGVPFMVFGVCGIVGGLLAFYLPETLNRPLYDTMAGMEVGEIVK